One segment of ANME-2 cluster archaeon DNA contains the following:
- a CDS encoding DEAD/DEAH box helicase — MPDIFKKLHPDIQVILSKMGFTRPTEPQVRTIPKLLKKQNLLLIAPTGSGKTESAMLPVFHHILNRPVEERTGISALYITPLRALNRDMLLRLERMGKEMNIDVQVRHGDTSKYQRQKQSTHPPDVLITTPETLQIMLTGSRLRKNLSSVRHVVVDEVHELAGSKRGAQLSIGLERLVEVAGEFQRIGLSATVGNPVTVARFLAGSHREVDVVEVAIYKDLEFNVITPQVTPDDRSSARNLMCTPEMASHLRVIGAIVDSHTSTLIFVNTREAAEALGSRFRMLEKSIGVHHGSLSKEARIEMEDMFKAGDLKGLICTSSMELGIDIGDVDHVVQYMSPREVSRLIQRVGRAGHRIHETSRGTIIATNPDDVLEAWAIIQRAHEGLIEETLIHEGSADTLANQIAGMVLDFGEMDSVRIHDIVTRAYPFRNTSQEEIDRIVQQIGETRLVWYEKNDNKLGRRRKSWQYYYANLSMIPDEKKYDVLDIVSGRPVGMLDEIFIVNFIRPGAVFIARGEMWRVMEVQHERMRIKVEPVRDPGGEIPSWVGEEIPVPYGVAHEVSRIRAYIGKNVRDKLPDDEILRQSMESFPTDRDTAFSVLELVRKQVDEGFAVPDRNCIVVENAAGSVLINVCGGHKVNNTLGGILTALLSARLGTSVAMEIDPYRIKLDLPSRIGAADVVKLIQDLDPAHVEPIIEMSLKHTTFFKWKMIQVAKKFGALGANTDYSRISMQRLLDVYEGSPMYDEAIREIFQDKLDIGRTMDLMARIASGQVVLVVGKASPIGTSGFLGGRDLVSPAKADASIIEALKDRIMNDHVILFCVTCKKWVSRTKVSRVPEIPECPLCNSRMIAALKPWEEEEIKLVRKIEKTTDEIKRVRRVHRNASLVLSHGRSAVIALASRGLGPETASRVIRKMRVDEDGFYRDILEAERNYVRTKRFWD; from the coding sequence ATGCCAGATATTTTCAAAAAACTGCACCCCGACATACAGGTGATACTTTCAAAAATGGGGTTTACCAGACCTACCGAGCCACAGGTACGTACCATCCCCAAACTGCTCAAGAAGCAGAACCTGCTGCTCATTGCACCTACAGGAAGCGGTAAGACCGAAAGTGCAATGCTGCCCGTGTTCCACCACATCCTGAACCGACCGGTTGAAGAGCGCACCGGGATATCTGCGCTCTATATTACTCCGCTCAGGGCACTCAACCGTGACATGCTCTTACGGCTGGAACGCATGGGTAAGGAAATGAACATCGATGTCCAGGTCCGCCACGGAGATACCTCCAAATACCAGCGCCAGAAGCAAAGCACTCACCCGCCAGATGTGCTCATCACCACTCCCGAGACACTCCAGATAATGCTAACGGGCAGCCGGCTGCGCAAAAACCTGAGCTCGGTACGGCATGTCGTGGTAGACGAAGTGCATGAGCTGGCGGGCAGCAAACGTGGTGCCCAGTTGTCAATCGGCCTTGAAAGGCTGGTGGAAGTGGCAGGCGAGTTCCAGAGAATAGGCCTGTCGGCCACTGTGGGCAATCCGGTCACTGTAGCTCGATTCCTGGCAGGCTCGCACCGGGAAGTGGACGTGGTGGAGGTCGCTATTTACAAGGACCTGGAATTCAATGTGATAACGCCACAGGTCACTCCCGACGACCGCTCCAGCGCCCGCAACCTGATGTGCACACCTGAGATGGCTTCGCACCTGAGGGTCATTGGCGCAATCGTGGATTCACATACGTCCACGCTGATATTCGTAAATACCAGGGAGGCTGCCGAAGCCCTGGGTTCCAGGTTCAGGATGCTGGAAAAATCCATTGGTGTCCACCACGGTTCCCTGTCAAAAGAAGCCAGGATCGAGATGGAGGATATGTTCAAGGCAGGTGACCTGAAGGGACTGATATGCACGAGTTCCATGGAACTTGGCATCGATATTGGGGACGTGGACCATGTGGTGCAGTATATGTCCCCGCGGGAAGTGTCCAGGCTTATCCAGAGAGTGGGCCGGGCAGGACACCGTATACATGAAACCTCAAGAGGAACTATCATTGCTACCAATCCCGATGATGTGCTGGAAGCGTGGGCCATTATCCAGAGGGCGCATGAAGGGTTGATTGAGGAGACGCTTATCCATGAAGGGTCGGCTGACACACTGGCGAACCAGATTGCCGGCATGGTGCTGGATTTCGGTGAAATGGACAGCGTCCGTATCCATGATATTGTAACAAGGGCCTACCCGTTCCGTAATACAAGCCAGGAAGAGATTGACCGGATAGTGCAGCAGATCGGTGAGACCAGGCTGGTCTGGTATGAAAAAAATGATAACAAGCTGGGGAGACGTCGTAAAAGCTGGCAGTACTATTATGCCAACCTGTCCATGATACCTGATGAAAAAAAATATGACGTTCTGGACATTGTGAGCGGCAGGCCTGTGGGCATGCTGGATGAAATATTCATTGTAAATTTCATACGACCGGGAGCAGTCTTCATTGCCAGGGGCGAGATGTGGAGGGTGATGGAGGTACAGCACGAGCGCATGCGTATCAAGGTAGAACCGGTACGAGACCCGGGAGGAGAAATACCATCCTGGGTTGGTGAGGAAATACCGGTGCCATACGGCGTTGCACATGAGGTTTCCCGTATCAGGGCCTACATTGGGAAGAACGTAAGGGACAAACTCCCCGATGATGAGATACTCAGGCAGAGTATGGAGAGCTTTCCTACTGACAGGGATACAGCTTTTAGTGTGCTGGAACTGGTCCGTAAACAGGTGGATGAAGGGTTCGCAGTACCGGATAGGAACTGCATTGTAGTGGAGAATGCAGCAGGGTCTGTTCTCATCAATGTGTGCGGAGGGCATAAGGTGAACAATACCCTGGGCGGGATACTTACGGCCCTGCTGTCGGCAAGACTGGGTACCAGTGTTGCTATGGAGATTGACCCGTACAGGATAAAACTGGACCTGCCCTCTCGAATCGGTGCAGCAGACGTGGTTAAGCTTATACAGGACCTGGACCCTGCCCACGTGGAACCTATTATCGAGATGTCCCTGAAACACACCACGTTCTTCAAATGGAAGATGATACAGGTAGCCAAAAAGTTCGGTGCGCTGGGCGCAAATACGGATTATTCGCGCATAAGTATGCAGCGGCTGCTGGACGTGTACGAAGGGAGCCCCATGTATGATGAAGCCATCAGGGAGATATTCCAGGATAAACTGGACATTGGCAGGACTATGGACCTGATGGCCCGTATTGCATCAGGGCAAGTGGTGCTGGTGGTGGGAAAGGCAAGTCCTATAGGCACGTCAGGTTTTTTGGGAGGGAGGGACCTGGTCTCCCCGGCAAAGGCAGATGCTTCCATTATCGAAGCTTTGAAGGACAGGATAATGAACGACCATGTAATACTGTTCTGTGTGACCTGCAAGAAATGGGTGTCCCGGACAAAGGTATCGAGGGTACCGGAAATACCTGAATGTCCTTTGTGCAACAGCAGGATGATAGCTGCCCTGAAACCGTGGGAGGAAGAGGAAATAAAGCTGGTGCGTAAAATAGAAAAAACTACTGACGAAATAAAACGGGTTCGAAGAGTACATCGTAATGCCAGCCTGGTGCTATCTCACGGCAGGAGTGCTGTCATTGCCCTGGCAAGCAGGGGATTGGGGCCGGAAACAGCATCCAGGGTAATACGGAAGATGCGCGTGGATGAGGATGGATTCTACCGGGATATCCTTGAAGCTGAGCGGAATTATGTACGAACAAAGAGGTTCTGGGATTAG
- a CDS encoding desulfoferrodoxin FeS4 iron-binding domain-containing protein, producing the protein MTEIGEIYLCVICGNELEVLFPGNNPLICCEHEMIPREDYYKERMSR; encoded by the coding sequence TTGACTGAAATTGGAGAGATATACCTGTGCGTAATATGCGGTAACGAGCTGGAAGTATTGTTCCCGGGTAATAATCCGCTGATATGCTGCGAACACGAAATGATCCCGAGAGAAGATTACTACAAAGAGAGAATGAGCCGCTAA
- a CDS encoding HAD-IIA family hydrolase — translation MPGPAAYILDLDGVVYHGKSVIPGAARTIERLKAAGSRVIFLTNNATRTREAIAGKLEGMGIRCHAGDVISSAYATSLHIRHKYGPSTIFPIGERGLITELEREGHSVAMHDVDFVVVGLDRQFTYDKLASGLANLRNGAGFIATNTDAMLPTEDDFLPGAGSMVAALAAASGMEPEVVGKPNRPIMDVLLQEYGLEAGECIMVGDRLETDILGGKNAGMRTVLVLTGASRREDIKVSGIRPDTILNSIADIV, via the coding sequence ATGCCCGGACCTGCCGCGTACATTCTTGACCTGGACGGCGTGGTTTATCACGGAAAGTCTGTTATCCCCGGTGCCGCCAGAACCATCGAAAGACTGAAGGCGGCAGGCAGCCGTGTGATCTTCCTTACCAACAATGCCACCCGCACCAGGGAAGCCATAGCAGGCAAACTGGAAGGTATGGGTATCAGGTGCCATGCAGGGGATGTGATATCCTCAGCATATGCCACGTCGCTTCATATAAGGCATAAATACGGGCCCAGCACGATTTTCCCCATCGGTGAACGGGGTCTTATAACTGAACTGGAACGTGAAGGACACTCCGTTGCCATGCATGATGTGGATTTTGTGGTGGTGGGACTGGACAGGCAGTTCACTTATGATAAACTGGCATCGGGCCTGGCCAATCTCAGGAACGGGGCAGGTTTCATCGCCACGAATACCGATGCCATGCTCCCGACTGAAGATGATTTCCTGCCCGGTGCCGGAAGCATGGTAGCTGCCCTGGCCGCAGCGTCCGGGATGGAACCTGAAGTGGTGGGCAAGCCCAACCGGCCCATAATGGATGTGCTGCTCCAGGAGTACGGGCTGGAGGCGGGGGAATGCATAATGGTAGGGGACAGGCTTGAGACCGATATCCTGGGAGGAAAAAATGCAGGGATGCGCACAGTACTGGTACTGACCGGTGCTTCACGGAGAGAAGATATTAAGGTTTCAGGGATAAGACCTGATACTATACTTAACAGTATCGCGGATATAGTATAG
- a CDS encoding 2-isopropylmalate synthase gives MVFYIPESVRGTHITIFDTTLRDGEQTPGVSLTFEQKKDIAVQLDKLGVDIIEAGFPMSSDGEKQNVAEIAAMGLGLDVCGLSRVVLSDIDACLDCNVDLVHTFVPTSDIQRIHTIKKSREEVLEMAVRAVEHIKDHGAKCMFSAMDATRTDFDYLRQINMAVQEAGCDIINVPDTVGVFVPSAMKALIADIKKDITIPIDVHCHNDFGLAVANSLAAVEGGGRQVQVTINGLGERAGNADLAETVMSLHSIYGARTNIKTDYLVETAHMVERYTGIRIPPTMPVVGENAFAHESGIHTHGVLTKTDTFEPGIMTPEMVGHKRRIVLGKHAGKHAVGQSLQAAGLEPDQDQLNEIMSRMKELSNKGKRITDADLFAIAEAIMGKLKRSERPIDLIEVSVMTGNIITPTASVKARIRGVEKVAACTGVGPVDAALNAVQSIINGQTRMKLRDFRIEAISGGSDALAEVIIGVEDEKGRIMTARAANEDIVMASVEALVSAMNHILLLDQA, from the coding sequence ATCGTTTTCTATATTCCTGAATCGGTACGTGGAACACATATAACTATTTTTGATACCACATTGCGTGATGGTGAACAGACCCCTGGCGTATCTCTGACCTTTGAACAGAAAAAAGACATTGCAGTCCAGCTTGACAAGCTCGGGGTGGACATAATCGAAGCCGGGTTCCCTATGTCATCTGACGGGGAAAAGCAGAACGTGGCTGAGATAGCTGCTATGGGTCTTGGACTGGATGTGTGCGGACTGTCAAGGGTGGTACTCTCAGATATTGATGCATGCCTGGATTGCAATGTGGATTTGGTACACACTTTCGTGCCTACCTCAGATATCCAGCGTATACATACCATCAAGAAGAGCAGGGAAGAAGTGCTTGAGATGGCTGTTCGGGCGGTTGAGCATATCAAAGACCACGGCGCAAAATGTATGTTCAGTGCCATGGATGCCACCCGTACTGACTTTGACTACCTGCGGCAGATAAACATGGCAGTCCAGGAAGCAGGCTGCGATATCATCAACGTCCCTGACACGGTCGGGGTGTTCGTACCTTCGGCCATGAAGGCACTTATAGCAGATATCAAGAAAGACATCACCATTCCCATTGATGTTCACTGCCATAACGACTTCGGACTGGCAGTAGCCAACAGCCTGGCTGCTGTTGAAGGGGGCGGCAGGCAGGTTCAGGTCACTATAAACGGCCTGGGCGAAAGGGCAGGTAATGCTGACCTTGCCGAGACTGTCATGAGCCTTCACAGTATCTACGGGGCCAGGACCAATATCAAGACCGATTACCTTGTGGAAACCGCACATATGGTTGAAAGGTACACGGGCATCAGGATACCACCCACAATGCCGGTGGTAGGCGAAAACGCATTTGCCCACGAGAGCGGGATACATACTCACGGAGTACTGACAAAGACCGATACGTTCGAGCCCGGGATAATGACCCCTGAAATGGTTGGCCATAAGCGCCGGATTGTCCTTGGAAAGCATGCCGGCAAGCACGCAGTCGGTCAATCCTTACAGGCAGCCGGACTTGAACCTGACCAGGACCAGTTGAACGAGATCATGTCCAGGATGAAGGAACTGAGCAACAAAGGCAAGAGGATCACTGACGCAGACCTCTTCGCCATTGCAGAAGCCATCATGGGCAAGCTGAAAAGATCAGAACGTCCGATAGACCTGATAGAAGTTTCTGTCATGACCGGGAACATTATTACTCCCACAGCTTCAGTCAAGGCCAGGATACGAGGTGTAGAGAAGGTCGCTGCCTGCACAGGCGTGGGACCGGTGGATGCAGCCCTGAATGCTGTCCAGAGCATCATTAACGGCCAGACCAGGATGAAATTAAGGGATTTCAGGATAGAGGCCATATCAGGCGGTTCGGATGCCCTGGCCGAGGTTATCATTGGTGTGGAGGATGAGAAAGGCCGCATCATGACCGCCCGTGCCGCTAATGAAGATATCGTCATGGCTTCGGTGGAGGCCCTTGTGTCGGCCATGAACCATATTCTCCTGCTGGACCAGGCATAG
- a CDS encoding helix-turn-helix domain-containing protein: MEQADRDVAEKNDAIDKNGTIDDSEYVNNSEKLIVLPLGKESKKITQVITNDTARQIIELLADQSMSVSDMAQKLDVPLTTIKYNIENLVDVGLAKIERIRYSEKGRQVKIYGPVRKLIVVVPEKTDSASITDILKKYLGVVLAAVLASGIVEILTGRSGKSLNVTDEYGFSSDMVPEMATAPNVSERAMDSVVGVVNDTVLKSMSNETVPAATYIEQIIEQGTGLPAHFPTPLPSPLATSFQNAMPTSLPTSVPTPLIEQTVGVKSGLDAADLGLTSHLGVWFLLGCMFILIVVIILDYRRQNR, from the coding sequence ATGGAACAGGCCGACAGGGACGTTGCTGAAAAGAATGACGCCATTGATAAGAATGGCACCATTGACGATAGTGAGTATGTCAATAACAGTGAAAAACTCATAGTGCTTCCCCTGGGCAAAGAATCCAAGAAAATAACCCAGGTTATTACGAATGACACGGCAAGACAGATTATAGAACTGCTTGCCGACCAATCCATGAGTGTCTCTGACATGGCCCAGAAGCTGGATGTTCCGCTGACCACTATCAAGTATAACATTGAGAATCTGGTGGATGTCGGCCTGGCAAAGATCGAGCGCATCAGGTACAGCGAAAAAGGGCGGCAGGTTAAGATATATGGTCCGGTGCGCAAGCTCATTGTCGTCGTGCCTGAAAAGACTGACAGCGCATCCATAACTGATATATTGAAAAAATACCTGGGTGTCGTGCTCGCAGCAGTACTTGCATCCGGCATTGTGGAAATCCTGACAGGAAGGTCTGGCAAATCCTTGAACGTGACAGATGAATACGGCTTTTCATCAGATATGGTTCCCGAAATGGCAACTGCACCCAATGTTTCTGAACGGGCGATGGATTCTGTTGTCGGTGTAGTAAATGATACGGTACTAAAGTCAATGTCGAATGAGACCGTGCCTGCAGCTACTTACATTGAGCAAATTATTGAACAGGGTACAGGATTACCGGCTCATTTTCCAACTCCCTTACCCAGTCCCTTAGCAACATCTTTTCAAAATGCAATGCCAACTTCATTACCAACATCAGTGCCAACTCCCTTGATTGAACAGACCGTGGGGGTAAAGTCAGGTCTGGATGCTGCGGACCTTGGGCTCACATCACATCTGGGTGTGTGGTTCCTGCTTGGTTGCATGTTCATTCTCATAGTGGTAATCATCCTGGATTACCGCCGGCAAAACAGGTAA
- the truA gene encoding tRNA pseudouridine(38-40) synthase TruA encodes MRIALKVAYIGTEFHGYQVQPRVPTVEGELFRALKELDIIKTPKSARYIGSGRTDTGVHALEQVIAFDTDNPKLAIPRVINSVLPPSIWIWSRAEVPDDFDPRRQAISREYRYFMCGECFNIPLMRKASRVLKGTHDFSNFAAIEGEKNPVRTVELIDIRLDGRFIALDIKANSFLWHMVRKIVTALRMVGNEARDVEWLDRMLHPEEFEEGLEPAPAYGLFLKKVGYDIDVNWVDDAYSKRLPAERLFEQFMWHGVMAEVFKTLKDSMQPQEKTTD; translated from the coding sequence ATGAGAATCGCTTTGAAAGTAGCATATATCGGTACAGAATTTCACGGATACCAGGTACAGCCCCGAGTACCGACCGTTGAAGGAGAACTATTCAGGGCACTGAAGGAACTGGACATCATTAAAACCCCTAAGAGCGCCCGTTACATAGGTTCAGGCCGAACTGATACCGGTGTGCATGCCCTGGAACAGGTGATCGCCTTTGATACCGATAATCCAAAACTTGCCATACCCAGGGTAATAAACAGTGTGTTGCCCCCATCCATCTGGATATGGTCCCGGGCCGAAGTTCCTGATGATTTTGACCCCAGGCGCCAGGCCATTAGCCGGGAATACCGGTATTTCATGTGCGGTGAATGCTTCAATATCCCTCTGATGCGAAAGGCATCACGGGTGTTAAAAGGCACCCATGATTTCTCAAACTTTGCAGCTATAGAAGGTGAAAAAAATCCAGTCAGGACCGTCGAATTGATAGATATCAGGCTTGATGGAAGGTTTATTGCTCTTGATATCAAGGCGAATAGTTTTCTATGGCACATGGTACGCAAGATAGTAACAGCTTTAAGAATGGTTGGTAATGAAGCAAGGGATGTGGAATGGCTGGACCGCATGTTGCATCCCGAAGAGTTCGAAGAAGGACTGGAACCAGCACCAGCCTACGGGTTATTCTTAAAGAAAGTGGGGTATGATATCGACGTGAACTGGGTCGATGATGCCTATTCTAAAAGGTTGCCTGCAGAGAGACTTTTCGAGCAGTTCATGTGGCATGGTGTTATGGCCGAAGTATTTAAAACACTCAAAGACAGTATGCAGCCCCAGGAAAAAACAACCGACTGA
- a CDS encoding methyltransferase produces MTLFAFELSGETPEIPTAEIVGVLESENIAFSIRSQPEQVLVIETSGINGAIAGKLASRLALTWHIIEVWGISHANLPDIISMVKEMDFSNQNSLAYIVRAKKIKRKSPISSEDIERGIGKVLYDRGYRADLVKPDIQYRALITGNTCIFGPVIASIDGSAFEKRKPHKKPFFYPGVLMPKLALALVNIARAKEGSVLLDPYCGTGGILVEAGLIGTSTLGCDVQRKILMGAKMNLDFYSVDYSLMYQDAGNMALRNDCVDCIVTDPPYGRSALIQAQSLDTLMKNSLCEMYRVLRIGGRLVLVSERPVETWAENAGFRLEHVFTQRVHRSLTRRITLLDKIG; encoded by the coding sequence ATGACACTTTTTGCTTTTGAACTCTCTGGTGAAACTCCGGAGATACCGACAGCCGAGATCGTTGGGGTCCTGGAATCTGAAAATATTGCCTTTTCTATCAGGTCTCAACCGGAACAGGTACTTGTTATTGAAACATCCGGTATTAATGGAGCAATAGCAGGTAAACTTGCCAGCCGGCTGGCACTGACCTGGCATATAATCGAAGTATGGGGTATTTCACACGCAAACCTGCCTGATATTATTTCAATGGTAAAAGAGATGGATTTTTCAAACCAGAATTCTCTTGCCTATATTGTCAGGGCTAAGAAGATCAAACGTAAAAGCCCCATATCCTCAGAAGATATTGAACGCGGTATCGGTAAAGTACTGTATGACAGGGGATACCGTGCAGACCTGGTCAAGCCAGATATCCAGTACCGGGCTTTAATAACTGGCAATACATGCATTTTCGGACCTGTAATTGCTTCTATTGACGGAAGTGCATTTGAAAAGCGCAAACCTCATAAAAAACCCTTTTTCTATCCGGGTGTACTTATGCCAAAACTGGCACTGGCACTGGTGAATATTGCCCGGGCAAAAGAGGGAAGTGTTCTGCTTGACCCTTATTGCGGTACTGGTGGGATACTGGTGGAAGCCGGACTCATCGGTACGAGCACTCTGGGGTGTGATGTACAACGAAAGATACTCATGGGTGCAAAGATGAACCTGGATTTTTATTCCGTGGACTATTCACTTATGTATCAGGATGCCGGGAATATGGCATTGAGAAATGACTGTGTCGATTGCATTGTGACGGACCCTCCGTATGGAAGGTCGGCACTTATACAGGCACAGTCTCTGGATACCTTGATGAAGAACTCTCTATGTGAGATGTACCGGGTATTGCGAATTGGAGGGCGCCTGGTGCTGGTATCTGAACGTCCGGTTGAGACCTGGGCCGAGAACGCAGGTTTCAGGCTGGAACATGTGTTCACTCAAAGGGTCCATCGCAGTCTTACCAGAAGGATAACACTGCTGGATAAAATAGGATAA